In Nomascus leucogenys isolate Asia chromosome 11, Asia_NLE_v1, whole genome shotgun sequence, the following proteins share a genomic window:
- the PEG10 gene encoding retrotransposon-derived protein PEG10 isoform 2 (isoform 2 is encoded by transcript variant 1) encodes MRNKRVLKTKKRRSGRGGQDPGLHPHRSEATAGRSPPTPTVTLGPDCPPPPPPPPPNNNNNNNSKHTGHKSACVPNMTERRRDELSEEINNLREKVMKQSEENNNLQSQVQKLTEENTTLREQVEPTPEDEDDDIELRGAAAAAAPPPPIEEECPEDLPEKFDGNPDMLAPFMAQCQIFMEKSTRDFSVDRVRVCFVTSMMTGRAARWASAKLERSHYLMHNYPAFMMEMKHVFEDPQRREVAKRKIRRLRQGMGSVIDYSNAFQMIAQDLDWNEPALIDQYHEGLSDHIQEELSHLEVAKSLSALIGQCIHIERRLARAAAARKPRSPPRALVLPHIASHHQVDPTEPVGGARMRLTQEEKERRRKLNLCLYCGTGGHYADNCPAKASKSSPAGNSPAPL; translated from the exons ATGCG aaataagcgggttttgaaaacaaaaaaaagaaggagtgGAAGAGGGGGCCAGGATCCAGGCCTCCATCCCCACAGAAGTGAAGCTACAGCTGGGAggtctcctcccaccccaaccgTCACCCTGGGTCCCGActgcccacctcctcctcctccccctccccccaacaacaacaacaacaacaactccaAGCACACCGGCCATAAGAGTGCGTGTGTCCCCAACATGACCGAACGAAGAAGGGACGAGCTCTCTGAAGAGATCAACAACTTAAGAGAGAAGGTCATGAAGCAGTCGGAGGAGAACAACAACCTGCAGAGCCAGGTGCAGAAGCTCACAGAGGAGAACACCACCCTTCGAGAGCAAGTGGAACCCACCCCTGAGGATGAAGATGATGACATCGAGCTCCGCGgtgctgcagcagctgctgccccaCCCCCTCCAATAGAGGAAGAGTGCCCAGAAGACCTCCCAGAGAAGTTTGATGGCAACCCAGACATGCTGGCTCCTTTCATGGCCCAGTGCCAGATCTTCATGGAAAAGAGCACCAGGGATTTCTCAGTTGATCGTGTCCGTGTCTGCTTCGTGACAAGCATGATGACCGGCCGTGCTGCCCGTTGGGCCTCAGCAAAGCTGGAGCGCTCCCACTACCTGATGCACAACTATCCAGCTTTTATGATGGAAATGAAGCATGTCTTTGAAGACCCTCAGAGGCGAGAGGTTGCCAAACGCAAGATCAGACGCCTGCGCCAAGGCATGGGGTCTGTCATCGACTACTCCAATGCTTTCCAGATGATTGCCCAGGACCTGGATTGGAACGAGCCTGCGCTGATTGACCAGTACCACGAGGGCCTCAGCGACCACATTCAGGAGGAGCTCTCCCACCTTGAGGTCGCCAAGTCGCTGTCTGCTCTGATTGGGCAGTGCATTCACATTGAGAGAAGGCTGGCCAGGGCTGCTGCAGCTCGCAAGCCACGCTCGCCACCCCGGGCGCTGGTGTTGCCTCACATTGCAAGCCACCACCAGGTAGATCCAACCGAGCCGGTGGGAGGTGCCCGCATGCGCCTGacccaggaagaaaaagaaagacgcAGAAAGCTGAACCTGTGCCTCTACTGTGGAACAGGAGGTCACTACGCTGACAACTGTCCTGCCAAGGCCTCAAAGTCTTCGCCGGCGGGAAACTCCCCGGCCCCGCTGTAG
- the PEG10 gene encoding retrotransposon-derived protein PEG10 isoform 1 (protein translation is dependent on -1 ribosomal frameshift; isoform 1 is encoded by transcript variant 1) — MRNKRVLKTKKRRSGRGGQDPGLHPHRSEATAGRSPPTPTVTLGPDCPPPPPPPPPNNNNNNNSKHTGHKSACVPNMTERRRDELSEEINNLREKVMKQSEENNNLQSQVQKLTEENTTLREQVEPTPEDEDDDIELRGAAAAAAPPPPIEEECPEDLPEKFDGNPDMLAPFMAQCQIFMEKSTRDFSVDRVRVCFVTSMMTGRAARWASAKLERSHYLMHNYPAFMMEMKHVFEDPQRREVAKRKIRRLRQGMGSVIDYSNAFQMIAQDLDWNEPALIDQYHEGLSDHIQEELSHLEVAKSLSALIGQCIHIERRLARAAAARKPRSPPRALVLPHIASHHQVDPTEPVGGARMRLTQEEKERRRKLNLCLYCGTGGHYADNCPAKASKSSPAGKLPGPAVEGPSATGPEIIRSPQDDASSPHLQVMLQIHLPGRHTLFVRAMIDSGASGNFIDHEYVAQNGIPLRIKDWPILVEAIDGRPIASGPVVHETHDLIVDLGDHREVLSFDVTQSPFFPVVLGVRWLSTHDPNITWSSRSIVFDSEYCRYHCRMYSPIPPSLPPPAPQPPLYYPVDGYRVYQPVRYYYVQNVYTPVDEHVYPDHRLVDPHIEMIPGAHSIPSGHVYSLSEPEMAALRDFVARNVKDGLITPTIAPNGAQVLQVKRGWKLQVSYDCRAPNNFTIQNQYPRLSIPNLEDQAHLATYTEFVPQIPGYQTYPTYAAYPTYPVGFAWYPVGRDGQGRSLYVPVMITWNPHWYRQPPVPQYPPPQPPPPPPPPPPPPSYSTL; from the exons ATGCG aaataagcgggttttgaaaacaaaaaaaagaaggagtgGAAGAGGGGGCCAGGATCCAGGCCTCCATCCCCACAGAAGTGAAGCTACAGCTGGGAggtctcctcccaccccaaccgTCACCCTGGGTCCCGActgcccacctcctcctcctccccctccccccaacaacaacaacaacaacaactccaAGCACACCGGCCATAAGAGTGCGTGTGTCCCCAACATGACCGAACGAAGAAGGGACGAGCTCTCTGAAGAGATCAACAACTTAAGAGAGAAGGTCATGAAGCAGTCGGAGGAGAACAACAACCTGCAGAGCCAGGTGCAGAAGCTCACAGAGGAGAACACCACCCTTCGAGAGCAAGTGGAACCCACCCCTGAGGATGAAGATGATGACATCGAGCTCCGCGgtgctgcagcagctgctgccccaCCCCCTCCAATAGAGGAAGAGTGCCCAGAAGACCTCCCAGAGAAGTTTGATGGCAACCCAGACATGCTGGCTCCTTTCATGGCCCAGTGCCAGATCTTCATGGAAAAGAGCACCAGGGATTTCTCAGTTGATCGTGTCCGTGTCTGCTTCGTGACAAGCATGATGACCGGCCGTGCTGCCCGTTGGGCCTCAGCAAAGCTGGAGCGCTCCCACTACCTGATGCACAACTATCCAGCTTTTATGATGGAAATGAAGCATGTCTTTGAAGACCCTCAGAGGCGAGAGGTTGCCAAACGCAAGATCAGACGCCTGCGCCAAGGCATGGGGTCTGTCATCGACTACTCCAATGCTTTCCAGATGATTGCCCAGGACCTGGATTGGAACGAGCCTGCGCTGATTGACCAGTACCACGAGGGCCTCAGCGACCACATTCAGGAGGAGCTCTCCCACCTTGAGGTCGCCAAGTCGCTGTCTGCTCTGATTGGGCAGTGCATTCACATTGAGAGAAGGCTGGCCAGGGCTGCTGCAGCTCGCAAGCCACGCTCGCCACCCCGGGCGCTGGTGTTGCCTCACATTGCAAGCCACCACCAGGTAGATCCAACCGAGCCGGTGGGAGGTGCCCGCATGCGCCTGacccaggaagaaaaagaaagacgcAGAAAGCTGAACCTGTGCCTCTACTGTGGAACAGGAGGTCACTACGCTGACAACTGTCCTGCCAAGGCCTCAAAGTCTTCGCCGGCGGGA AAACTCCCCGGCCCCGCTGTAGAGGGACCTTCAGCGACCGGGCCAGAAATAATAAGGTCCCCACAAGATGATGCCTCATCTCCACACTTGCAAGTGATGCTCCAGATTCATCTTCCGGGCAGACACACCCTGTTCGTCCGAGCCATGATCGATTCTGGTGCTTCTGGCAACTTCATTGATCACGAATATGTTGCTCAAAATGGAATTCCTCTAAGAATCAAGGACTGGCCAATACTTGTGGAAGCAATTGATGGGCGCCCCATAGCATCGGGCCCAGTTGTCCACGAAACTCACGACCTGATAGTTGACCTGGGAGATCACCGTGAGGTGCTGTCATTTGATGTGACTCAGTCTCCATTCTTCCCTGTCGTCCTAGGGGTTCGCTGGCTGAGCACACATGATCCCAACATCACATGGAGCAGTCGATCTATCGTCTTTGATTCTGAATACTGCCGCTACCACTGCCGGATGTATTCTCCAATACCACCATCGctcccaccaccagcaccacaACCGCCACTCTATTATCCAGTAGATGGATACAGAGTTTACCAACCAGTGAGGTATTACTATGTCCAGAATGTGTACACTCCGGTAGATGAGCACGTCTACCCAGATCACCGCCTGGTTGACCCTCACATAGAAATGATACCTGGAGCACACAGTATTCCCAGCGGACATGTGTATTCACTGTCCGAACCTGAAATGGCAGCTCTTCGAGATTTTGTGGCAAGAAATGTAAAAGATGGGCTAATTACTCCAACGATTGCACCTAATGGAGCCCAAGTTCTCCAAGTGAAGAGGGggtggaaactgcaagtttcTTATGATTGCCGAGCTCCAAACAATTTTACTATCCAGAATCAGTATCCTCGCCTATCTATTCCAAATTTAGAAGACCAAGCACACCTGGCAACGTACACTGAATTCGTACCTCAAATACCTGGATACCAAACATACCCCACATATGCCGCGTACCCGACCTACCCAGTAGGATTCGCCTGGTACCCAGTGGGACGAGACGGACAAGGAAGATCACTATATGTACCTGTGATGATCACTTGGAATCCACACTGGTACCGCCAGCCTCCAGTACCACAGTACCCGCCGCCACAGCCGCcgcctccaccaccaccaccgccgccGCCTCCATCTTACAGTACCCTGTAA